Proteins encoded in a region of the Myxococcus virescens genome:
- a CDS encoding LysR family transcriptional regulator has translation MEFRQLQLFVAVAEELHFGRAAARIGMAQPPFSQQIRRLESELGVELLTRTSRRVALTAAGSRLLEDARALLARRADVIHSVQQAASGETGTLRVGFAASSAFGVLPDIVLRFRTRFPKVKLELDDSETLDVGAALASGELDIAIIRAPFRHEGLTVERLLRERFVLALPARHPRARQQVVALSSLANEPFVLFPRHSAPGLHDLVTSMCLGAGFSPNILQEASSWPSVVGMVEAGLGLTIAPASSQALCPKGVVFRPLSGAPGYAELVVAFPGTRPAPAAQHFRVLAHEAVSRSGRSASD, from the coding sequence ATGGAATTCCGTCAGCTCCAGCTCTTCGTCGCCGTAGCGGAGGAGCTGCACTTCGGACGCGCCGCCGCGCGCATCGGCATGGCCCAGCCGCCGTTCAGCCAGCAGATTCGCCGGCTGGAGTCCGAGCTGGGAGTCGAACTGCTCACGCGCACGAGCCGCCGGGTGGCCCTCACCGCCGCCGGGAGCCGCTTGCTGGAGGATGCGCGCGCGTTGCTGGCCCGGCGCGCGGATGTCATCCATTCGGTGCAGCAGGCAGCGAGTGGAGAGACGGGCACGTTGCGTGTCGGCTTCGCCGCGTCGTCTGCCTTCGGCGTGCTGCCGGACATCGTGCTGCGCTTCCGCACGCGGTTTCCGAAGGTGAAGCTGGAGTTGGACGACAGCGAGACGCTGGATGTCGGCGCCGCGCTCGCCTCGGGTGAGCTGGACATCGCCATCATCCGGGCGCCCTTCCGTCACGAAGGACTCACCGTCGAGCGGCTGCTCCGGGAGCGCTTCGTGCTCGCCCTGCCAGCTCGACACCCGCGAGCCCGTCAACAGGTCGTCGCGCTGTCCTCATTGGCGAACGAGCCTTTCGTGCTCTTTCCGCGTCACTCCGCGCCGGGCCTGCACGACCTGGTGACGAGCATGTGCCTGGGCGCGGGTTTCTCTCCGAACATCCTCCAGGAAGCGAGTTCGTGGCCGTCCGTCGTTGGCATGGTGGAAGCGGGCCTGGGGCTGACCATCGCTCCCGCGTCCTCCCAGGCGCTGTGTCCCAAAGGGGTGGTGTTCCGCCCCCTGAGCGGCGCTCCCGGTTACGCGGAGCTGGTGGTGGCCTTTCCTGGCACGCGGCCCGCGCCCGCGGCGCAGCACTTCCGCGTCCTCGCGCATGAAGCCGTCTCCCGCTCTGGCAGGAGTGCTTCTGACTGA
- a CDS encoding DUF1801 domain-containing protein: protein MAVKSPKVAKKTTAKPSTAKAATPSKAAAKSAAPKPKKATAKKSAATPKATAARRKRPAAATKPVLLSGGNPQIAKGYGDAPIRAYIEAMPGWKRDVGHRLDALIERTIPGVSKAVKWNSPMYGVEGQGWFLSIHCFTKYIKVAFFRGTSLRPIPPGASKSQDTRYLDIREDEPLDEAQFAAWVKQASQLPGERM, encoded by the coding sequence ATGGCCGTCAAGTCGCCCAAGGTCGCGAAGAAGACCACCGCCAAGCCGAGCACGGCGAAGGCGGCCACACCGAGCAAGGCAGCCGCCAAGTCAGCGGCCCCCAAGCCCAAGAAGGCCACGGCGAAGAAATCGGCGGCAACGCCCAAGGCCACCGCGGCCAGACGCAAGCGCCCCGCTGCGGCCACCAAGCCGGTCCTCCTCTCTGGCGGCAATCCGCAGATTGCGAAGGGCTACGGCGACGCCCCCATCCGGGCCTACATCGAGGCCATGCCGGGCTGGAAACGCGACGTCGGGCACCGCCTCGACGCGCTCATCGAGCGCACCATCCCGGGCGTGAGCAAGGCGGTCAAATGGAACTCGCCGATGTACGGCGTCGAGGGCCAGGGATGGTTCCTCAGCATCCACTGCTTCACGAAGTACATCAAGGTGGCCTTCTTCCGCGGCACCTCGCTGCGCCCCATCCCACCCGGTGCTTCCAAGAGCCAGGACACGCGCTACCTCGATATCCGCGAGGACGAGCCGCTCGACGAGGCCCAGTTCGCCGCCTGGGTGAAGCAGGCCAGCCAATTGCCTGGCGAACGGATGTAA
- a CDS encoding DUF1801 domain-containing protein: MKSQAKTDGESASELINERIAELGDWRGDTLARVRALIKEAVPEVVEEWKWRGTPVWSHGGGICTGEAYKKAVKLTFFKGASLEDPAGLFNSSLDGNVRRAIDIHEGEVLDAKAFKALIRAAVALNTSSGKKPTKRSK; the protein is encoded by the coding sequence ATGAAGAGTCAAGCCAAGACAGATGGCGAGTCGGCATCGGAACTCATCAACGAAAGGATTGCCGAACTGGGTGACTGGCGAGGCGATACGCTCGCGCGGGTGCGTGCCCTCATCAAGGAGGCCGTCCCGGAGGTCGTGGAGGAGTGGAAGTGGCGGGGAACGCCGGTCTGGTCCCACGGCGGGGGCATCTGTACGGGTGAGGCGTACAAGAAGGCCGTGAAGCTGACCTTCTTCAAGGGCGCTTCGTTGGAAGATCCCGCCGGACTCTTCAACTCGAGCCTCGACGGGAACGTCAGGCGTGCCATCGACATTCACGAAGGTGAGGTGCTGGACGCGAAGGCATTCAAGGCGCTCATCCGCGCGGCCGTCGCGCTCAATACGTCGAGCGGAAAGAAGCCCACGAAGCGCTCGAAGTGA
- a CDS encoding GNAT family N-acetyltransferase, translating into MFCLRPYRDVADLNTMARLVAQAWAERGPHVECAVGDLTWRLLRNAQVRPREDITLWEHAPGQLAGFAWAYGNGDVDLLVHPLVHADAFAEDVLPWVRARHERTPQPATVWALESNGPLLAALQRRGWRRTTGGCYLHLALPLHAVPSPPPSLPAGYRVRAVRGPEEAAARALVHRRGFGSERVTTEVYARLMEAPGYQPALDLVAEAPDGSLAACALGWLDEANAVGEFEPVACAPEHRRRGLVRALLHEGLRRMHMLGARRAIVYAFADNPASPALYQSVGFTVVDRNIGHTLASP; encoded by the coding sequence ATGTTCTGCCTCCGCCCCTATCGCGATGTGGCCGACCTCAACACCATGGCTCGCCTCGTGGCACAGGCCTGGGCGGAGCGAGGTCCCCACGTGGAATGCGCGGTGGGAGACCTGACCTGGCGCCTGCTGCGCAATGCACAGGTACGGCCGCGGGAGGACATCACCCTGTGGGAACACGCGCCGGGCCAACTCGCTGGCTTTGCGTGGGCCTACGGCAACGGCGATGTGGACCTGCTCGTCCACCCGCTCGTGCACGCTGACGCCTTCGCGGAGGATGTGCTTCCCTGGGTTCGCGCACGCCACGAGCGCACCCCGCAGCCGGCCACCGTGTGGGCACTGGAGAGCAACGGTCCGCTGCTCGCGGCGCTGCAGCGGCGCGGTTGGCGGCGCACCACGGGCGGGTGCTACCTGCACCTCGCACTGCCGCTACACGCGGTGCCGTCTCCGCCGCCTTCGCTGCCCGCGGGCTACCGGGTGCGCGCGGTGCGGGGCCCCGAGGAGGCAGCCGCGCGAGCCCTCGTACACCGGCGCGGCTTCGGCTCCGAGCGGGTGACAACGGAGGTGTACGCGCGGCTCATGGAGGCACCGGGCTACCAGCCTGCGTTGGACCTCGTCGCCGAGGCGCCCGACGGAAGCCTCGCGGCCTGCGCGCTGGGCTGGCTCGACGAGGCGAACGCGGTGGGCGAATTCGAACCGGTGGCGTGCGCCCCAGAGCACAGGCGACGCGGGCTGGTGCGCGCGCTCCTACACGAAGGGCTCCGGCGCATGCACATGCTGGGCGCCAGGCGGGCCATCGTGTACGCCTTCGCGGACAACCCGGCCTCCCCCGCCCTCTATCAGTCCGTCGGCTTCACCGTGGTGGACCGCAACATTGGCCACACCCTGGCGTCCCCATGA
- a CDS encoding PQQ-binding-like beta-propeller repeat protein: MTPNPFLHFVADAWTPNRVPRYNTAMNDPLLITTVQGYVAAIDRASGRVMWRHDLHDARADSKLRGVRTTVTLAVEPPFVAMLSVTWEEMSTHTGAVASWCVRVVCCDYASGRVLWTVSEDVKGWGRKPSIGAMDPCLRIQQGQVLMGLSTVTAFDAASGRQLWRTSVAPEPESTQPTDGGFFSSLMGSAGAVRAEYWNCKIARQRD, translated from the coding sequence ATGACGCCGAATCCATTCCTTCACTTCGTGGCGGACGCATGGACGCCGAATCGCGTGCCGCGTTACAACACCGCGATGAACGACCCCTTGCTGATCACGACCGTGCAGGGCTATGTCGCCGCAATCGACCGCGCCAGCGGCCGAGTTATGTGGCGGCACGATCTTCACGATGCGAGAGCGGACTCCAAGCTGCGCGGCGTGCGAACGACCGTGACGCTTGCCGTTGAGCCGCCCTTCGTCGCGATGCTTTCGGTGACCTGGGAGGAAATGAGCACGCACACGGGTGCGGTTGCCTCGTGGTGCGTGCGCGTCGTGTGCTGTGACTACGCCAGCGGCCGTGTGCTTTGGACGGTCTCCGAAGACGTGAAGGGATGGGGGCGGAAGCCAAGCATCGGCGCCATGGACCCTTGCTTGCGAATCCAACAAGGCCAGGTGTTGATGGGCCTTTCGACGGTGACCGCGTTCGACGCGGCGAGCGGACGGCAATTGTGGAGGACCTCGGTGGCGCCCGAGCCCGAGTCCACTCAGCCTACGGACGGCGGCTTCTTCAGCTCGCTCATGGGCTCCGCCGGCGCCGTGCGCGCAGAGTATTGGAACTGCAAAATCGCCCGCCAGCGAGACTGA
- the mxcH gene encoding TonB-dependent siderophore myxochelin receptor MxcH, with the protein MPTLRRWRGAPAPSSLVSTLALLSLLSSGVARAQDASETPASATSASPAGATPHLQAPEGEGGPAPSGGVVPPVLLAQPEAVYPPEALAAGLEGAVKLLLTLDAEGRVSRAEVVEGLGHGLDEAAVSALENARFSPAMQDGNPVPCQFEFIHHFVLARPPEAAPPGAEEVAQVAPDAPAEEATAQPSEEPAPPAAPGFTSVVRARSTEARALVRGSEAVDVVELEKAHERAEDLAEVLTRASAVQVQRTGGMGSRTQLSLGGLSGDQVRVLLDGVPIEYSPYVYGLGSVPVSLIRQLEVFNGVVPVRLATDALGGAIHLRSDLAKPETGASLSLQGGSFGSYRGTGRLTWRAHEHVFVRAAGFHDRAQNDYVITVPVDDLATGRVSPRALRRNHDAYRGTGGDIEVGFESLPGIDRLVLNGYLGRYDKEVPHDQFMIQPYGAVTSAQESWGLGLRYEVSPHERLKVLAIAGYNQRVGELLDASDCLYDWYGACRATRARAGETGSTPLENTQTRQTLFGRVRLLGTLLDPEDLEVSLGVDDSDRSGENAYLTRLQQEDPLRVPLALTSAFGGLSHRQLLWDGRLENTVFVKGYLQRFASGTRQEAAERRWAGGFGDTLRFSLRRGLLLKASYERTTRMPRVDEIFGDGGLLVENSALVPESSHNANLGVELLPIVTSVGRFGANAVAGVRDVENLIQLFPGDATQAYENVDHARSFSAHAGVDWDSPGDWVGLTGTVTWLDFRNLAREGQFARFHGDRMPNIPWLQASATARFQKRQLLSAQDALGLEWTTRFVESFFRSWESAGRGGDKARVPTQVLHFAALTYRSRFERRAFSFSFNLQNLTDAPAFDIVGVQKPGRAFSVRATVDL; encoded by the coding sequence ATGCCCACACTTCGTCGCTGGCGGGGCGCCCCCGCGCCATCCTCTCTGGTCTCCACGCTCGCGCTCCTGTCCCTGCTGTCGAGTGGGGTCGCGCGAGCCCAGGATGCGAGCGAGACCCCGGCGTCGGCGACATCCGCTTCCCCCGCTGGCGCGACGCCGCACCTGCAGGCGCCGGAGGGTGAGGGCGGGCCTGCGCCATCCGGCGGGGTCGTCCCTCCGGTGCTGCTGGCCCAGCCAGAGGCTGTCTATCCGCCCGAGGCGCTCGCCGCGGGGCTTGAAGGCGCGGTGAAGCTCCTCCTGACGCTTGATGCGGAGGGCCGGGTCTCGCGCGCGGAGGTGGTCGAGGGACTTGGGCACGGACTCGACGAGGCGGCCGTGAGCGCGCTCGAGAACGCGCGCTTCTCCCCGGCGATGCAGGACGGCAACCCCGTCCCCTGTCAGTTCGAGTTCATCCACCACTTCGTCCTCGCCCGTCCTCCCGAGGCCGCGCCGCCAGGCGCCGAGGAGGTCGCCCAAGTCGCGCCCGACGCGCCCGCGGAAGAGGCGACCGCGCAGCCCTCCGAGGAGCCAGCGCCTCCCGCTGCCCCTGGCTTCACCTCGGTCGTCCGCGCCAGGTCGACCGAAGCCCGCGCCCTGGTGCGCGGCTCGGAGGCGGTGGACGTCGTCGAATTGGAGAAGGCCCATGAGCGCGCCGAGGACCTCGCGGAGGTGCTGACGCGCGCATCTGCCGTGCAGGTCCAGCGGACGGGCGGAATGGGGAGCCGGACCCAGCTCTCGCTCGGGGGGCTCTCCGGTGACCAGGTGCGAGTCCTCCTCGACGGCGTCCCCATCGAGTACTCGCCCTATGTCTATGGACTGGGAAGTGTTCCGGTCTCGCTCATCCGGCAGCTCGAGGTCTTCAACGGCGTCGTCCCGGTTCGCCTCGCGACGGACGCGCTGGGCGGTGCCATCCACCTGCGGTCCGATCTCGCGAAGCCCGAAACCGGTGCCTCCCTGTCGCTCCAGGGCGGGTCCTTCGGCAGCTACCGAGGGACTGGCAGGCTCACGTGGCGGGCCCACGAGCACGTCTTCGTGCGGGCCGCGGGGTTCCACGACCGCGCGCAGAACGACTACGTCATCACCGTCCCCGTGGATGACCTGGCGACGGGGCGCGTCTCACCGCGTGCCCTGCGCCGCAACCACGACGCCTACCGGGGCACCGGAGGCGATATCGAGGTGGGGTTCGAGTCACTGCCGGGCATCGACCGGCTCGTGCTCAATGGATACCTCGGCCGCTACGACAAGGAGGTCCCGCACGATCAGTTCATGATCCAGCCCTATGGCGCGGTCACCTCCGCGCAGGAGAGTTGGGGCCTCGGGCTTCGCTACGAGGTGTCGCCCCATGAGCGGCTGAAGGTGCTCGCCATCGCCGGGTACAACCAGCGTGTGGGCGAACTCCTCGACGCCTCCGACTGTCTTTACGACTGGTACGGCGCCTGCCGTGCGACGCGGGCGAGGGCCGGGGAGACTGGCTCGACGCCCCTGGAGAACACCCAGACGCGCCAGACGTTGTTCGGGCGCGTGCGGCTCCTCGGGACGCTGCTCGACCCCGAGGACCTCGAGGTCTCGCTCGGCGTCGACGACAGCGACCGAAGCGGCGAGAACGCCTATCTCACTCGTCTGCAGCAGGAAGACCCCCTCCGGGTGCCGCTCGCGCTCACGTCCGCCTTCGGCGGTCTCTCCCATCGTCAGCTTCTCTGGGACGGCCGGTTGGAGAACACCGTGTTCGTGAAGGGCTACTTGCAGCGCTTCGCCTCGGGAACGAGGCAGGAGGCCGCGGAGCGCCGGTGGGCCGGAGGCTTCGGTGACACCTTGCGCTTCAGTCTGAGGCGGGGGCTGCTCCTGAAGGCGTCCTATGAGCGGACCACGCGGATGCCGAGGGTGGACGAGATCTTCGGTGATGGGGGACTGCTCGTGGAGAACTCGGCGCTCGTCCCCGAGTCGAGTCACAACGCCAACCTGGGCGTGGAGCTCCTCCCCATCGTCACGTCCGTTGGCCGCTTCGGTGCCAACGCGGTCGCGGGCGTCCGGGACGTCGAGAACCTCATCCAGCTCTTCCCCGGCGACGCCACGCAGGCCTACGAGAACGTGGACCACGCTCGCTCCTTCTCTGCGCACGCGGGCGTGGACTGGGACTCACCCGGCGACTGGGTGGGGCTCACCGGCACCGTCACCTGGCTCGACTTCCGCAACCTCGCGCGGGAAGGCCAGTTCGCCCGCTTCCACGGGGACCGCATGCCCAACATTCCCTGGCTCCAGGCCTCGGCGACCGCGCGGTTCCAGAAGCGTCAGCTCTTGAGCGCCCAGGACGCGCTTGGCCTGGAGTGGACGACCCGTTTCGTCGAGTCGTTCTTCCGCTCCTGGGAGAGCGCCGGGCGGGGCGGCGACAAGGCGCGGGTGCCCACCCAGGTGCTGCACTTCGCCGCGCTCACCTACCGCTCCCGGTTCGAGAGACGCGCCTTCTCCTTCTCCTTCAACCTCCAGAATCTCACCGACGCTCCCGCCTTCGACATCGTCGGTGTCCAGAAGCCGGGCCGCGCGTTCTCCGTGCGCGCCACGGTTGATCTCTGA
- a CDS encoding alpha/beta hydrolase, translating to MSLFIPLAMARSLGLRLLNPLLAARFHGLLAAGLLTASCASGPVSRAAPVARVDGAPVTLQDTFQFDLDSTHTGRTHRLYVAVPEGPAPAAGHPVIYLLDGGAHFPTLERLTRALPRLARGFGVAAATPVIVGLTYPGDPAHSDQARGEDYTPPAPNLSNTGDRFSKKQGGADRFLDFLKKELEPALASRLPIDGSRTALMGHSYGGLLVLHAFFTRPSSFDTFIAGSPSIWWNDRYVLTEKNAFLERFARTPVKARVLLTVGGLEQKPRKSEGTRGMFAAERRMVDNARELAVELEAMGGGDFAVQYLEFPGDDHYSAWLPMLSRGLLFFSAPSLLPGAD from the coding sequence ATGAGTCTCTTCATCCCCCTCGCGATGGCGCGCTCCCTTGGGCTGCGCTTGCTGAACCCGCTGCTCGCCGCACGCTTCCACGGGCTCCTCGCGGCGGGACTGTTGACCGCCAGTTGCGCCTCGGGGCCGGTGTCCCGCGCCGCGCCGGTGGCTCGGGTGGACGGGGCTCCGGTGACGCTCCAGGACACCTTCCAGTTCGATCTCGACTCGACCCACACCGGACGGACCCACCGGTTGTACGTGGCGGTCCCCGAAGGCCCCGCGCCCGCCGCCGGCCATCCGGTCATCTACCTGCTGGATGGCGGTGCGCACTTTCCCACCCTGGAGCGCCTCACACGCGCCCTCCCCAGGCTCGCGCGGGGCTTCGGCGTCGCGGCGGCAACGCCGGTCATCGTCGGGCTGACCTACCCGGGTGACCCGGCCCACAGCGACCAGGCACGCGGTGAGGACTACACGCCGCCCGCCCCGAATCTCTCGAACACGGGGGACCGGTTCTCGAAGAAGCAGGGTGGGGCGGATCGCTTCCTGGACTTCCTGAAGAAGGAGCTGGAGCCCGCGCTTGCTTCGAGATTGCCGATTGACGGCTCACGCACCGCGCTGATGGGCCACTCCTATGGCGGCCTCCTGGTGCTGCATGCGTTCTTCACGAGGCCCTCGTCCTTCGACACCTTCATCGCGGGGAGCCCGTCCATCTGGTGGAACGACCGCTACGTGCTCACCGAGAAGAATGCCTTCCTGGAGCGGTTCGCGCGGACCCCGGTGAAGGCGCGCGTGCTGCTCACGGTAGGAGGGCTGGAGCAGAAGCCGCGAAAGAGTGAGGGGACGCGGGGCATGTTCGCCGCCGAGCGGCGGATGGTCGACAATGCCCGTGAGCTCGCCGTGGAGCTCGAGGCGATGGGTGGCGGCGATTTCGCGGTCCAGTACCTGGAGTTTCCCGGCGATGACCACTACAGCGCATGGCTCCCCATGCTGAGCCGTGGGCTGCTCTTCTTCTCTGCCCCCTCGCTGCTTCCGGGCGCCGACTGA
- a CDS encoding RidA family protein, with protein sequence MGQTADPSKTSPLVLTNPKGLFDPAPYGFSHVAQVAPGTRLIYLAGQGGESETGALQPDFRLQVRQAFQNIRTALESVGAGVGDVAKLTMLVVDHTEEKLRIIGPELDAAWNGGMKPTCTLIPVPRLALDGMLFEVEAVAVLRA encoded by the coding sequence ATGGGACAGACCGCAGACCCCTCGAAGACGTCGCCGCTGGTCCTGACGAATCCCAAGGGACTGTTCGACCCGGCGCCCTACGGCTTCTCGCACGTGGCGCAGGTGGCGCCGGGCACCCGGCTCATCTACCTGGCGGGGCAAGGTGGGGAGAGTGAGACCGGGGCCCTCCAGCCCGACTTCCGTCTCCAGGTGCGACAGGCGTTCCAGAACATCCGCACGGCCCTGGAGTCCGTGGGAGCTGGCGTCGGCGATGTCGCCAAGCTCACGATGCTCGTGGTGGACCACACGGAGGAGAAGCTCCGGATCATCGGCCCCGAGCTGGACGCGGCCTGGAACGGCGGCATGAAGCCGACCTGTACGCTGATTCCCGTCCCTCGGCTGGCGCTGGATGGGATGCTCTTCGAAGTCGAAGCGGTCGCTGTCCTACGTGCCTGA
- a CDS encoding ABC transporter permease gives MGSVLGGLRQSLRSLGRSPGFTLGCVLMLAVGIGASTALFSVVEGVLLRPLPYPRPERLVELSQRAADGHPMRFSDPNFEDVRTRARTVSALAQVSGAASVAVTGADEPAFATLALASRDFFPAFAVRPVQGRLFAEEEQQAGGAPVVMVSHAFWKRYLGARPLPLPDTLTFEGRAYTVVGVMPESFDYPVGTQLWAPREQVPPLPSRTAHNWRVVGRLADGVDLQAARVELTHIARELEAQYGQDTRMHDIAVEPLQESLVGRVRSTLYLLAGAAAFLLLVAGANVTNLLLARAATRARELAIHVALGAGPGALTRRFLMESLLLSLAGGALGAVLSAWGVRALLAAEPGHLPRVDEVGVNATVLLFSLGLSLLLALGLGLLTALRAARQPPGAALAGAGRTHSGGGSAERTRRALVVGQLALALVLLVGAALLGRSLMGLLSLDPGYRTEDVAVLSLVLPPAKDEAQGRQNVQLQEHLLSRLAALPGVRAVGAVSNFPLEGSPAGDGTFIVLNRPDEVGDFEDFGRLAREPERTGTAEFRVASEGYFAALGIPLVRGRLFDARDTFDAPHVAVISESLAKARWPHEDPLGKLIQFGNMDGNLRPFTIVGVVGDVREQGLDDAPRPMFYGGSRQRLRASSRFHLAVHGPMGSAALVTAALPVLRELAPELPSRLSTVEGLLAGSLAPRRFSLLLLGAFGAMALMLSVAGLAAVVSYAVAQRTREFGIRFALGATTEDVLGMVLRQAARLAGLGIVLGVLGALGLSQVLAGLVYGVSTTDPLVFLVVALLLLGVALLASWLPARRASRVDPMTVLRSEA, from the coding sequence ATGGGTTCCGTTCTGGGTGGACTGCGTCAAAGCCTGCGCTCGCTGGGCCGCAGCCCCGGCTTCACGCTGGGGTGTGTCCTGATGCTGGCGGTGGGCATCGGAGCGAGCACCGCGCTCTTCAGCGTGGTGGAAGGCGTTCTGCTGCGTCCCCTGCCCTATCCGCGCCCCGAGCGCCTCGTGGAGCTCTCCCAGCGCGCGGCGGACGGCCATCCGATGCGGTTCTCGGACCCCAACTTCGAGGATGTGCGGACGCGCGCTCGCACCGTCTCCGCGCTGGCCCAGGTGTCGGGAGCGGCGAGCGTCGCCGTCACGGGCGCCGACGAGCCGGCCTTCGCCACGCTGGCGCTCGCCTCACGCGACTTCTTCCCCGCCTTCGCGGTGCGGCCTGTCCAGGGACGCCTCTTCGCGGAGGAGGAGCAGCAGGCGGGAGGTGCTCCCGTGGTGATGGTGAGCCACGCCTTCTGGAAGCGCTACCTGGGCGCACGGCCGCTGCCCCTGCCGGACACCCTCACCTTCGAGGGGCGCGCGTACACCGTGGTGGGCGTGATGCCCGAGTCCTTCGACTACCCGGTGGGCACGCAGCTGTGGGCTCCGCGAGAGCAGGTGCCTCCCCTGCCCAGCCGCACCGCACACAACTGGCGGGTGGTGGGAAGGCTGGCGGACGGCGTCGACCTCCAGGCCGCGCGAGTGGAGCTCACCCACATCGCCCGCGAGCTCGAAGCCCAGTACGGCCAGGACACGCGGATGCATGACATCGCCGTGGAGCCCTTGCAAGAGAGCCTGGTGGGACGCGTGCGGTCCACGCTCTACCTGCTTGCGGGCGCCGCGGCCTTCCTGCTGCTGGTGGCGGGCGCCAACGTCACGAACCTGCTGCTCGCCCGCGCGGCCACCCGTGCCCGGGAGCTCGCCATTCACGTGGCCCTGGGCGCGGGGCCCGGAGCGTTGACCCGGCGGTTCCTCATGGAGTCGCTCCTGCTGTCACTGGCGGGAGGCGCACTGGGGGCCGTGCTTTCCGCCTGGGGCGTGCGCGCGCTGCTCGCGGCCGAGCCGGGCCACCTGCCACGGGTCGACGAGGTGGGGGTGAACGCCACGGTGCTCCTCTTCTCCCTCGGGCTCTCGCTGCTGCTCGCACTGGGGCTGGGGTTGCTGACGGCGCTGCGCGCGGCGCGGCAGCCCCCGGGGGCCGCGCTGGCGGGCGCCGGGCGCACGCACAGCGGAGGAGGGAGCGCCGAGCGCACGCGCCGAGCCCTCGTCGTGGGGCAGCTCGCGCTCGCATTGGTCCTCCTGGTGGGCGCGGCGCTGCTCGGGCGGAGCCTGATGGGGCTGCTCTCGCTGGACCCGGGGTATCGCACCGAGGACGTCGCGGTGCTCAGCCTCGTGCTCCCTCCGGCCAAGGACGAGGCGCAGGGGCGGCAAAACGTGCAGTTGCAGGAGCACCTCCTCTCACGACTGGCGGCGCTGCCCGGCGTGCGCGCGGTGGGCGCCGTGAGCAACTTCCCGCTCGAGGGAAGCCCAGCGGGGGATGGCACCTTCATCGTGCTCAACCGCCCCGACGAGGTGGGGGACTTCGAGGACTTCGGGCGGCTGGCGCGCGAGCCCGAGCGCACCGGCACCGCCGAGTTCCGCGTGGCGAGCGAGGGCTACTTCGCCGCGCTCGGCATCCCGCTCGTGCGCGGGCGTCTGTTCGATGCGCGCGACACCTTCGACGCGCCGCACGTGGCCGTCATCAGCGAGTCGCTCGCGAAGGCCCGCTGGCCCCACGAGGACCCGCTGGGCAAGCTCATTCAGTTCGGCAACATGGACGGAAACCTGCGTCCCTTCACCATTGTCGGCGTGGTGGGGGACGTGCGGGAGCAAGGGCTGGATGACGCGCCCAGGCCCATGTTCTATGGCGGCTCCCGGCAGCGTCTGCGGGCCTCCTCCCGCTTCCACCTCGCCGTGCACGGGCCAATGGGCTCCGCGGCCCTGGTCACCGCGGCGCTGCCGGTGCTGCGAGAGCTTGCCCCCGAGCTGCCCTCGCGCCTGTCCACGGTGGAGGGATTGCTCGCGGGCTCACTCGCCCCCAGACGCTTCAGTCTCCTGCTGCTGGGCGCCTTCGGTGCGATGGCGCTGATGCTCTCGGTGGCGGGCCTCGCGGCCGTCGTGTCCTACGCGGTGGCGCAGCGCACGCGGGAATTCGGTATCCGCTTCGCGCTGGGCGCGACGACGGAAGACGTGCTGGGGATGGTGCTCCGGCAGGCGGCGCGGCTCGCGGGGCTGGGAATCGTGCTCGGCGTGCTGGGGGCCCTGGGGCTCAGTCAGGTGCTCGCGGGGCTCGTGTACGGAGTGAGCACCACGGACCCGCTCGTCTTCCTCGTGGTGGCGCTCCTCCTGCTCGGCGTGGCGCTGCTCGCGAGCTGGCTGCCAGCCCGTCGTGCTTCGCGCGTGGACCCGATGACCGTGCTTCGCTCGGAGGCCTGA